CAGCATGGTATGCAATAACCGCATTGCTTTTCTCTCCTAGGATCCTGCTTTCCCCCATTGTGAAACACGGACTCAAATCTTGCCTACCCCAAGTGACTTAACGGAGTGGATGCTCATCATCGCAACCCTCCGAATCGCAACCCTCCGAATCGCAACCCTCCGAGTGACCCTGCTGTTCTGGAGCAGAGAGTCTAGACGCGCTACTACAAGTATGGCTGGAGTATTGCCAAGCATCCTGATTGACGAGATTTCTACGCGATCGCTTGCCTGCTCTGGGTTTCACAGGATCATAGCCAACCTAGACAGATGAATTCATTCTGTGATCTCGCGAAAAGGTAGTGTGTTCCAATTCATCAGTTCTGCTGAACCTGCTAGTATTTATGCTGCAACGCTGAGATATCCTAACTTTGCGATCGGAGGCGACAAGACATATGTTTGAAGTTGGTAAGACAGAAATTAAAGGAATTCGTGCTAGGGAAATTTTGGATTCTCGCGGTCGCCCTACTATTGAAGCCGAAGTATATTTAAAAGGAGGGGCCGTTGGTCTGGCACAGGTGCCCAGTGGCGCATCCACCGGCAGCTTTGAAGCCCATGAACTGCGTGATGCCGACCCGAATCGCTATTCGGGGAAAGGGGTAATTAAGGCGGTGATCAATGTTGAGGAAAAGATTTCGGCCGAGTTGCGGGGT
The window above is part of the Candidatus Obscuribacterales bacterium genome. Proteins encoded here:
- the eno gene encoding phosphopyruvate hydratase (catalyzes the formation of phosphoenolpyruvate from 2-phospho-D-glycerate in glycolysis), which translates into the protein MFEVGKTEIKGIRAREILDSRGRPTIEAEVYLKGGAVGLAQVPSGASTGSFEAHELRDADPNRYSGKGVIKAVINVEEKISAELRGLDALNQTLIDRTMLTLDGSPNKSNLGANAILAVS